The sequence TCGCCCCAATGAACGCGGTTTCGATTATTTCAAGGGGTTCCTCTGTGACATGATTGATGACTATTACAAACACCGCCGCCACGGCATAAATTATTTCCGCGAAAACGAAAAGGAAATCGACCCGCCCGGTCACGCCACCGATCTCTTCACCGAATGGGCCATTGATTATCTCAACCATCAAAAAGGAGGGAAGAAACCCTTCTTCCTCTACCTCGCTTATAACGCACCGCACACGCCCATCCAGCCTCCAGCTGATTGGTTGGCCAAAGTTAAGGCACGCGAAAAAAACATCACCGACCCACGCGCCAAACTCGTGGCACTCATTGAACACATGGATGATGGCATCGGCAAAGTGGTGGCCGCACTCAAAGCAAACGGCCAATACGAAAACACGCTCATCATGTTCAGCAGTGACAACGGCGGCCAGCTCAACGTCGGTGCCCAATGCGGCAACCATCGTGGCGGCAAACAGGACATGTACGAAGGCGGCCTCAAAGTCCCCGCCTGTGCCGTCTGGCCGGGGCGCATCCAACCCGGCTCGCGCAGTCAATTGCCCGCGCTTTCGATGGATCTTTATCCCACTGCCTGTGTGGTAGCCGGAGCGAAAGTGCCCGACTATGTTGAAGGCGTAAGCATCCTCCCGACATTCCTTGGCAAACCCCAAACATTGAAACGTGATATGATTTTTGTACGGCGCGAGGGTGGGCGTTTATATAACGGTCAGGATTATCATGCCTTGCGAAGAGGAGATTGGAAACTGGTCCACAACCGACCCGACGAACCCCTTCAGCTCTACAATCTTGCCACCGATCCGCTGGAGAAAAATAATTTGGCCGCCACCGAGCCTCAAAAATACAACGAACTTAAAAACACGCTCCGGGAACATTTTCAGCGTGCCGGTCAAGTGCCTTGGCAAAGGCCGTCCAAGTAAGGTAAACTCCCTGTCCGGCTGTTGCGGAAAACCAGCCGACTACGGGGTGAACGGGCAAAGCAAAACCGCAATGAAATTTTCAACATTTAACGACGCCACCGATGCGGTGAGGCAAATGATTCGCAGTGGCGAAGGCGATTTCAATCAATTGGCACTGGCGCTATTTGCACTCCAAAAAGAACACGTACCGGCCTATCGCGACCTCTGCCAAACAAAGCCAGTTACCGCAACCCATTGGAGAGAGATCCCGACCGTGCCGACCACCGCGTTTCGGGACTTAGAAATCACCAGCCTTTCTCCCGAAACACGCACAACGGTGTTTCATTCAAGCGGCACCACCGGCGCAGCCCATAGCCGTCACTGGCACAACGCATTATCGTTGGCCGTTTATGAAACATCATTGCGGATTGGGATTGAAAAATATTTAAGGCCAAAAGATTGCCAAATCCTGACGCTCACCCCTCCGCCCAATGAGGCGCCGCATTCATCGCTTTCACACATGGCTGCCACGGTGCACCCAAGCGTGATCTTCGGCGGATGCATCACGGACACCGGATGGTCCATCAATCACGAGAACACCCAACGCACTTGCAAAAAAGCAATCCAAACCCAAACCCCACTACTGATCATAGGCCCGGCATTTTCATTTGTGCATTGGCTGGATCAATTGGATTCGCCCATTGCATTGCCCACAGGCTCGCGCGTGATGGAAACAGGCGGATACAAAGGCCGCTCACGGGAACTATCAAAAACTGAATTACATGAATTGATTTCCAATAACCTCGGCGTAACCCACAATCACATCGTTTGTGAATACGGAATGTGCGAATT comes from Limisphaerales bacterium and encodes:
- a CDS encoding sulfatase-like hydrolase/transferase, which codes for MRKLLITTLLLFTAWNSHAAKPNILIILVDDLGYGDLSSYGATDLKSPAIDSLMAAGMRFDSFYANCPVCSPTRAALLSGTYPDLVGVPGVIRTHPVNNWGWLSPKAVLLPKPLKTAGYHTAIVGKWHLGLESPNRPNERGFDYFKGFLCDMIDDYYKHRRHGINYFRENEKEIDPPGHATDLFTEWAIDYLNHQKGGKKPFFLYLAYNAPHTPIQPPADWLAKVKAREKNITDPRAKLVALIEHMDDGIGKVVAALKANGQYENTLIMFSSDNGGQLNVGAQCGNHRGGKQDMYEGGLKVPACAVWPGRIQPGSRSQLPALSMDLYPTACVVAGAKVPDYVEGVSILPTFLGKPQTLKRDMIFVRREGGRLYNGQDYHALRRGDWKLVHNRPDEPLQLYNLATDPLEKNNLAATEPQKYNELKNTLREHFQRAGQVPWQRPSK